Proteins from one Prochlorococcus marinus CUG1435 genomic window:
- the folD gene encoding bifunctional methylenetetrahydrofolate dehydrogenase/methenyltetrahydrofolate cyclohydrolase FolD: protein MSLKLDGKKLSLEIEERLNNYISSNKKIAKRPPCLAVIRIGEDPASGVYVNNKEKACSRIGIKSFIFHLKDSVEQKEIEQLIIKLNSDNEIDGMLLQLPIPKKFDEQKLISIINPSKDVDGLNEINIGKLVKNEPAMRSCTPAGIIHLLRSQNISIEGKKIVVIGRSLLVGKPLSLMLLNLNGTVTMTHSKTLNLNKVCREADILIAAAGKPNLVNSSFVKEGAVIIDVGIHRLKSSDKNQTRLCGDVLLEDVISKVLAYTPVPGGVGPMTVTMLLVNTIFSWQKQFGLSSTLNDLLL from the coding sequence ATGTCATTAAAATTAGATGGTAAAAAATTATCTCTTGAAATTGAAGAAAGATTAAATAATTATATCTCTAGTAATAAAAAAATTGCAAAAAGGCCTCCCTGTTTAGCTGTAATAAGAATAGGAGAAGACCCTGCAAGTGGCGTTTACGTTAATAATAAGGAGAAAGCATGTTCAAGGATAGGAATAAAGAGCTTTATCTTTCATCTAAAAGATAGTGTGGAGCAAAAAGAAATTGAGCAATTAATTATCAAACTTAATTCTGATAATGAAATTGATGGAATGTTACTGCAACTTCCCATCCCAAAGAAGTTTGATGAGCAAAAACTGATCAGTATTATTAATCCAAGCAAAGATGTAGATGGATTAAATGAGATAAACATCGGCAAATTAGTGAAAAATGAGCCTGCGATGAGATCATGTACACCCGCAGGAATTATTCATTTATTAAGATCCCAAAATATTTCAATTGAAGGTAAGAAAATTGTTGTTATTGGAAGAAGTTTGCTTGTTGGGAAACCTCTTTCGCTTATGTTGTTGAATCTAAATGGCACAGTGACAATGACTCATTCAAAAACATTAAATTTGAATAAAGTCTGTAGAGAAGCCGATATACTAATTGCTGCTGCTGGAAAACCCAATCTTGTAAACTCGAGTTTTGTGAAAGAAGGAGCAGTAATTATTGATGTAGGAATACATAGATTAAAAAGTTCCGATAAAAATCAAACCAGATTATGTGGCGATGTATTATTAGAAGATGTCATTTCTAAAGTACTTGCTTACACACCTGTACCAGGAGGTGTTGGACCAATGACAGTAACAATGTTACTTGTAAATACTATTTTTAGCTGGCAAAAACAATTTGGTTTATCATCAACTCTTAATGACCTTTTGCTATAA
- a CDS encoding glucose-6-phosphate dehydrogenase translates to MPSTLSNPLRLGLRQERVISPQCLVIFGASGDLTHRKLIPALFELYLQRRIPSEFAIVGCARRPWTDYEFREKMKVKLSNQISGKEREWEQFSNYLFYEPVDLQQSDHVVRLSKRLNEIDKKQATHSNRTFYLSVSPNFYASGCKALKEAGLLDDPKKSRLVIEKPFGRDYSSAKKLNKIVQSCAEESQIYRIDHYLGKETVQNILVLRFANTIFEPIWNRNYISSVQITSSETVGVEDRAGYYESSGALRDMLQNHMTQMLAVTAMEPPGKFEPEAIRNEKAKVLQASKLADENEPWNCCIRGQYGEGGNISNRLKGYMQEDGVNSNSTTETYIATKVFVDNWRWQGVPFYLRTGKRLPKRLGEIVLTFKDVPVHLFESTIINPAPNQLILRIQPNEGATFKFEVKSPGSGMKSRPVEMEFSYDESFGEPSDEGYVRLLADAMLSDPTLFTRSDEVEAAWKLYTPLIELMDNSPWKLPIYNYESMTWGPPESDQLLSKDNIFWRRP, encoded by the coding sequence ATGCCTTCAACTTTAAGTAATCCTCTAAGATTAGGTTTACGGCAGGAAAGAGTCATATCTCCACAATGCTTAGTAATATTTGGCGCTAGTGGAGATCTTACTCATAGAAAATTAATACCAGCCTTATTTGAACTCTATTTACAAAGAAGAATTCCTAGTGAATTTGCAATAGTTGGTTGTGCTAGAAGACCTTGGACTGATTATGAGTTTAGGGAAAAGATGAAAGTAAAGCTATCCAATCAAATATCTGGTAAAGAAAGGGAGTGGGAACAATTTTCTAATTATCTTTTCTACGAACCTGTTGACTTACAACAAAGTGATCATGTCGTAAGGCTTTCTAAAAGATTAAATGAAATTGATAAAAAACAAGCTACTCATAGTAATAGAACATTTTATTTGTCAGTATCTCCGAATTTCTATGCAAGTGGATGTAAAGCTCTTAAAGAAGCTGGCCTTTTAGATGACCCTAAGAAAAGTCGTTTAGTGATTGAAAAACCTTTTGGAAGAGATTATTCAAGTGCAAAAAAATTGAATAAGATCGTTCAAAGTTGTGCTGAAGAAAGTCAGATTTATAGGATTGATCATTATTTAGGTAAAGAGACAGTTCAAAATATTCTTGTTTTGAGGTTTGCTAACACTATTTTTGAACCAATCTGGAACAGAAATTATATTTCAAGTGTTCAAATTACTTCATCTGAAACAGTGGGTGTTGAAGATAGAGCAGGTTATTACGAAAGCTCAGGTGCTTTAAGGGATATGCTTCAAAATCATATGACCCAAATGCTTGCTGTTACTGCTATGGAACCTCCTGGGAAGTTTGAGCCAGAAGCAATAAGAAATGAAAAAGCTAAGGTTCTTCAAGCTTCAAAACTTGCTGACGAAAATGAACCGTGGAATTGTTGCATTAGAGGTCAATATGGAGAGGGAGGGAATATTTCAAATCGACTCAAAGGATATATGCAGGAAGATGGTGTTAATTCCAATAGCACAACAGAAACTTATATCGCGACGAAAGTTTTCGTTGATAACTGGCGTTGGCAAGGTGTTCCATTTTATTTGAGAACAGGGAAAAGACTACCTAAAAGACTTGGAGAAATAGTCTTGACTTTTAAAGACGTTCCTGTTCATTTATTTGAATCAACAATAATAAATCCTGCCCCAAATCAACTTATCCTTAGAATTCAGCCAAATGAGGGGGCGACTTTCAAGTTTGAGGTAAAATCTCCTGGCTCTGGAATGAAATCAAGACCTGTTGAAATGGAATTTTCTTATGATGAATCATTTGGAGAACCATCAGATGAAGGCTATGTAAGATTATTAGCGGATGCAATGCTTTCTGACCCAACCTTATTTACTCGAAGCGATGAAGTAGAGGCAGCCTGGAAACTTTATACGCCATTAATAGAATTGATGGATAATTCTCCTTGGAAGTTGCCTATTTATAATTATGAATCTATGACGTGGGGACCTCCGGAGTCTGATCAATTACTCTCAAAAGATAATATTTTCTGGCGTAGACCTTAA
- a CDS encoding divergent PAP2 family protein gives MSEFFDFFNNSVLFWSLLSCLLAQFFKIIFNFLSNGEIRFGIMFETGGMPSSHSALITGATSGIGYELGFDSSIFALSVAVALIVMYDASGVRKSAGIQAAEINKLSKKLDPKSELLLKETLGHTKIEVIVGSFLGPLITLPGMFFLGSPLKIFDLIIN, from the coding sequence ATGTCTGAGTTTTTTGACTTTTTTAACAATTCAGTTCTTTTCTGGAGTTTATTATCCTGTTTACTTGCTCAATTTTTTAAAATCATATTCAATTTTTTATCAAATGGAGAGATAAGATTTGGGATTATGTTTGAGACTGGTGGTATGCCTTCAAGTCATTCCGCATTAATAACTGGTGCTACATCTGGTATAGGTTATGAATTAGGATTTGATAGTTCAATATTTGCATTATCAGTTGCTGTAGCACTAATAGTTATGTATGACGCTAGTGGTGTTCGAAAATCAGCTGGGATTCAAGCTGCAGAAATTAATAAACTATCAAAAAAACTAGACCCTAAGTCTGAATTACTTTTAAAAGAAACCTTGGGCCATACAAAAATTGAAGTCATAGTAGGAAGTTTTTTAGGACCATTAATTACTTTACCTGGCATGTTTTTTTTAGGTTCACCTCTAAAAATATTTGATTTGATAATAAATTAA
- a CDS encoding polyprenyl synthetase family protein, translated as MTEVINNISDFEKYLKNTKKVVEEALDFSLGPENPEILRESMRYSLLAGGKRIRPILCLASCSLAGGEPSLAVPTAVAIEMIHTMSLIHDDLPAMDNDDLRRGRPTNHKVYGDAIAILAGDALLTRAFEMVSLRSPGVDPTRLLNVIGELSLVAGAPGLVGGQVVDLECEGKEVDLETLEYIHLHKTGALLKACVRTGAMIAGANEKLLQALTTYAEGIGLAFQIIDDILDLTSSSEKLGKTAGKDLLADKTTYPKLLGMEESKKRAFDLVKKAKKAIEPWGPDAKYLLSLADFITNRDR; from the coding sequence ATGACTGAAGTTATAAATAATATTTCTGATTTTGAAAAATATCTTAAAAACACAAAAAAGGTTGTAGAAGAAGCACTTGATTTTTCCTTAGGTCCTGAGAATCCAGAAATATTGAGAGAGTCAATGAGATATTCCCTTTTAGCTGGAGGGAAAAGAATACGTCCAATTTTATGTTTAGCATCTTGCTCACTGGCTGGAGGAGAACCCTCTCTTGCTGTTCCTACTGCAGTAGCGATAGAAATGATCCATACAATGTCCTTGATTCATGATGATCTGCCTGCCATGGATAATGATGACTTGAGGAGAGGTAGGCCTACAAATCATAAAGTATATGGAGATGCGATAGCTATTCTTGCAGGAGATGCTTTATTGACCAGGGCCTTTGAAATGGTTTCTTTAAGAAGCCCTGGAGTCGATCCAACTAGATTATTAAATGTAATTGGCGAATTATCCCTAGTTGCAGGTGCCCCAGGCCTAGTTGGAGGACAAGTTGTTGATTTAGAGTGCGAAGGCAAAGAAGTCGACCTTGAAACTCTCGAATATATTCATCTTCATAAGACAGGGGCTTTATTAAAGGCTTGCGTAAGAACAGGCGCAATGATCGCAGGAGCCAACGAAAAACTATTACAAGCTCTAACAACATATGCAGAGGGAATTGGTTTAGCCTTCCAAATAATTGATGATATTCTCGATTTAACATCCAGCAGCGAAAAGCTTGGTAAAACTGCCGGCAAAGATCTTTTAGCTGACAAAACTACTTACCCTAAATTACTTGGGATGGAGGAGTCAAAGAAAAGAGCATTTGATTTGGTTAAAAAAGCAAAAAAAGCAATAGAACCTTGGGGTCCAGATGCAAAATATCTGTTATCTCTAGCCGACTTTATTACAAATAGAGACAGATAA
- a CDS encoding histidine kinase, with amino-acid sequence MNDKKELKLILVVARNQLSSNDIKSLIAYLESDNCEFEISLQISDPTEQPELLELHRLVAIPALIKVSPAPKQIFAGSNIFSQLQKWLPRWSQEGLTKNLGINLQPSKIDSIRTQKEFLLEDELLVLRQENETLTKRIESQERLLRMVAHELRTPLTAATLAVQSQKLGQIDIKKLQEVIKRRLQEIELLSQDLLEVGTTKWEALFNPQKIDLGNISAEVILELEKFWRLRNIEIDTDIPSDLPSVFADQRRMRQVFLNLTENAIKFSQDCGSIKITMIHKTNQWVEITICDKGVGIPLSEQKRIFLDRVRLPQTSEGTSGFGIGLSVCRRIVQVHGGRIWVVSEIGVGSCFHFTVPVWQGQNKEQQYLTKG; translated from the coding sequence TTGAATGATAAAAAAGAGCTAAAATTGATACTTGTAGTTGCTAGAAATCAACTTTCTAGTAATGATATCAAGTCACTGATAGCTTATTTAGAGTCAGATAATTGTGAATTTGAGATATCGCTTCAAATTTCCGATCCTACTGAACAGCCGGAGTTACTTGAATTACATAGATTGGTTGCTATTCCAGCTCTAATAAAGGTTTCTCCTGCTCCAAAGCAAATATTCGCAGGAAGTAATATTTTCTCTCAGTTGCAGAAATGGTTGCCCAGGTGGTCACAGGAAGGGTTAACAAAAAATTTAGGGATTAATTTGCAACCATCTAAAATTGATTCAATAAGAACACAAAAGGAATTTCTTCTTGAGGACGAACTTCTTGTTTTAAGACAAGAAAATGAGACATTAACAAAAAGAATAGAATCTCAGGAAAGATTACTTAGAATGGTTGCTCATGAATTAAGAACTCCATTAACTGCAGCTACTTTGGCTGTTCAAAGTCAGAAACTTGGACAAATAGATATTAAAAAATTGCAAGAGGTTATTAAAAGACGATTACAAGAGATCGAACTATTATCTCAGGATCTTCTTGAGGTTGGAACAACGAAATGGGAGGCATTATTTAATCCTCAGAAAATTGATCTAGGCAATATTAGTGCTGAAGTAATACTCGAATTAGAGAAGTTCTGGAGATTAAGGAATATTGAAATAGATACTGATATCCCATCTGATTTACCAAGTGTATTTGCAGATCAAAGAAGAATGCGGCAAGTATTTTTAAATTTAACTGAAAATGCTATTAAATTTTCTCAAGATTGTGGATCCATAAAAATTACAATGATTCATAAGACAAATCAATGGGTAGAAATAACAATTTGTGACAAAGGTGTAGGAATTCCTTTGAGCGAACAGAAAAGAATTTTTCTGGATAGAGTTAGGCTGCCACAGACTTCTGAAGGGACTTCAGGATTTGGGATAGGACTATCTGTTTGCAGAAGAATAGTACAAGTTCATGGAGGAAGAATATGGGTTGTATCTGAAATTGGAGTAGGTTCCTGTTTCCATTTTACTGTTCCTGTGTGGCAAGGACAAAACAAAGAGCAACAATACTTGACGAAAGGCTAG
- a CDS encoding HDIG domain-containing protein, with protein sequence MQNITTTLKKLFYLWSRSQVPLKRPIKISRIDNLIIFLLCILISIISSYKLLLISPLNITDIFSWLLNFTEILVSSGILILVSKKENPTISSRQIILIITLLLAVQVTKLALTSTISPLSMIIPPALIISQGMGSITALAWVSIASLSWPEPAVATNNNLFFILLVCASVVSLLGGRIRSRAQLLQLSIFVPIGSFLSQWILIGKDKISLINNQDFVLAIGDIFSDSLLLAVVMLFTILVIPIFESIFGLLTKARLLELADKEKPLIRRLSLEAPGTFEHTLLICGLAEEATRMIGGDIDLIKTGALYHDVGKLHAPNWFIENQDGSVNPHDEIDDPIKSAEVLQAHVDEGLKYARKNRLPKPIANFIPEHQGTLKMGYFFHKAKEKNIKINENDFRYNGPVPQSKETAILMLADGCEAALRAMNINASDKEALDTISKIIHSRQKDGQLDNSNLSKGEIFLVKRAFLNVWKRIRHRRIQYPTTKNNTFS encoded by the coding sequence GTGCAAAACATCACAACTACTTTAAAAAAATTGTTTTATCTTTGGTCTAGAAGTCAAGTTCCATTAAAACGACCAATAAAGATTTCAAGAATAGATAATCTCATAATTTTTTTATTATGCATTCTAATTTCAATAATTTCTTCTTATAAACTACTTCTTATATCGCCTTTAAATATCACAGATATTTTTTCTTGGCTTTTGAACTTTACTGAAATACTTGTTAGTTCTGGAATTCTGATATTAGTTTCAAAAAAAGAGAATCCCACAATTTCTTCGAGACAAATAATCTTGATCATCACTCTTCTTTTAGCAGTACAAGTTACGAAATTAGCCTTAACTTCAACTATAAGTCCATTATCTATGATAATCCCGCCAGCACTAATAATATCTCAAGGCATGGGAAGCATAACTGCTTTGGCTTGGGTATCAATAGCAAGCCTTAGTTGGCCAGAACCGGCAGTTGCTACAAATAACAATTTATTTTTTATTTTATTAGTTTGCGCTTCAGTAGTATCTCTACTTGGAGGAAGAATAAGAAGTAGGGCTCAGTTATTACAGCTATCAATTTTTGTCCCCATAGGATCATTTTTGAGTCAATGGATATTGATAGGTAAAGATAAAATATCTCTTATTAATAATCAAGATTTTGTTTTAGCTATCGGGGATATATTTTCTGATTCCTTGCTATTGGCAGTAGTAATGCTTTTTACTATTTTAGTTATTCCTATTTTTGAATCAATATTTGGATTATTAACTAAAGCAAGATTACTAGAATTGGCTGATAAGGAGAAACCTCTAATTAGAAGATTGTCTCTTGAAGCTCCTGGCACTTTTGAACATACTTTACTTATATGTGGTTTAGCAGAGGAAGCAACAAGAATGATTGGTGGTGATATTGATCTTATTAAAACTGGAGCTTTATATCATGATGTTGGTAAATTACATGCACCTAATTGGTTCATCGAAAATCAGGATGGTTCTGTAAATCCCCATGACGAAATAGATGATCCTATTAAAAGTGCAGAGGTATTACAGGCACATGTTGATGAAGGATTAAAGTATGCAAGAAAAAATAGACTGCCTAAACCAATAGCAAATTTTATCCCAGAACATCAAGGAACTCTAAAAATGGGCTATTTTTTTCATAAGGCTAAAGAAAAAAATATCAAGATTAATGAAAATGATTTTAGATACAATGGCCCAGTTCCTCAGTCAAAAGAAACAGCTATTTTAATGCTCGCTGATGGATGTGAAGCAGCGCTAAGAGCTATGAATATTAATGCATCTGATAAAGAAGCTTTGGACACTATATCTAAAATTATTCACTCACGTCAAAAAGATGGCCAATTAGATAATAGTAATTTATCGAAGGGAGAAATTTTTTTAGTAAAAAGGGCATTCCTTAATGTATGGAAAAGAATTAGACATAGAAGAATTCAGTATCCAACAACCAAAAATAATACTTTTTCTTGA
- a CDS encoding oligoketide cyclase: MNNSQESLDHSKNNDYRTIEQTMEKLSGGTRRLAAQLTTSASFDSLWNVLTDYDRLNLYIPNLLSSKKIYQKNNNIHLKQVGAQDFLGMKFSAEVTIDLFEDKELGLLKFNLIKGDFRKFEGSWKIQNIKNTSKNSLIYELTVQGCQWMPIGMIEKRLKKDLSENLIAVDKQAKSSIK, from the coding sequence ATGAATAATTCTCAAGAATCACTAGATCATTCTAAAAATAATGATTACAGGACAATTGAGCAAACGATGGAAAAGCTTTCTGGTGGGACAAGAAGACTGGCAGCTCAACTAACAACATCTGCAAGTTTCGATTCTTTATGGAATGTTTTAACAGATTATGATCGACTAAATCTTTACATACCGAATTTACTTTCAAGCAAAAAAATATATCAAAAGAACAATAATATCCATCTTAAACAAGTGGGGGCTCAGGATTTTCTTGGTATGAAATTTTCAGCTGAAGTAACAATCGATTTATTCGAAGATAAAGAGCTTGGCCTTTTGAAATTTAATTTGATTAAAGGAGATTTCAGAAAATTTGAAGGTAGTTGGAAAATTCAAAACATAAAAAACACTTCAAAAAATTCGTTAATTTATGAACTTACTGTTCAAGGTTGTCAGTGGATGCCAATTGGGATGATAGAAAAACGACTTAAAAAAGATCTTTCAGAAAATTTGATTGCCGTAGATAAACAAGCAAAATCATCCATAAAATAG
- a CDS encoding cobyrinate a,c-diamide synthase: MPCVISSPSTDSGKTTLSLLISCWAFSKGMKVQTFKVGPDYLDQQQLSSIGQPICRNLDIFLNGEEWVQESFFKHSLKYEFSLIEGAMGLFDGLGATTYSSTANISKLLNAPVIFIVNARGQVASLLATVRGFKDFDSELSISGIIFNNVNSDRHKKLIEEVFKNEDIEILGFLPSDPKITLNKSNLGLISPLDNGKQIDVEYFANYAERNLDLFSLIKFLKSPQKKIFNSASFEDFKIEKSKPIAIAEDKIFHFQYPETKEFLSDLGIPLISWSIYDDEEIPYEASSLIIPGGFPEKYAEHISNSKKSLNSLRKFRENGFIYAECGGMMILGDFIKDESGNNHKMSSILPFRSKKSKLTVGYRYIEGLKDTPIIRQNQLIRGHEFHYWEIENNLSELDLRKAEHQKKLSSPWKIKSWETEYKNEGFFDQRLHASWIHLHLPSSPKVAKNFIDATQISFKKGS, translated from the coding sequence ATGCCTTGTGTAATATCTTCTCCTTCAACTGATAGTGGGAAAACTACTTTATCCCTTTTGATATCTTGTTGGGCGTTCTCAAAAGGTATGAAGGTACAAACTTTCAAGGTTGGCCCAGATTATCTTGATCAACAACAACTTAGCTCCATTGGCCAACCTATTTGTAGGAATTTAGATATTTTTTTAAATGGTGAGGAATGGGTTCAAGAAAGTTTTTTTAAACATTCTTTGAAATATGAATTCTCATTAATTGAAGGGGCAATGGGTCTATTTGATGGGTTAGGAGCAACAACCTATTCAAGCACAGCAAACATATCTAAACTTCTTAATGCTCCAGTAATTTTTATTGTTAATGCTAGAGGTCAAGTAGCTTCTCTTTTAGCAACTGTTCGAGGGTTTAAAGATTTTGATAGTGAATTGTCAATATCAGGGATTATATTTAATAACGTTAATTCAGATAGACATAAAAAATTAATTGAAGAAGTTTTTAAAAATGAAGATATCGAAATTCTTGGTTTTTTACCGTCTGATCCAAAAATAACTTTAAACAAATCTAATTTAGGTTTGATTTCTCCATTGGATAATGGGAAACAAATTGATGTTGAATATTTTGCAAATTACGCCGAAAGAAATCTTGATTTATTTTCTCTTATTAAATTCCTGAAATCTCCTCAAAAGAAAATTTTTAATTCTGCCAGTTTTGAAGATTTTAAAATTGAAAAAAGTAAACCTATTGCAATTGCAGAAGATAAAATCTTTCATTTTCAATACCCTGAAACTAAAGAGTTTTTGAGTGACTTAGGTATCCCATTGATTTCATGGAGTATTTATGATGATGAAGAAATACCTTACGAGGCTTCTTCTTTAATTATTCCTGGGGGATTCCCTGAAAAATATGCTGAGCATATAAGTAATTCTAAAAAAAGCTTAAATTCGTTAAGGAAATTCCGCGAAAATGGATTTATATATGCTGAGTGCGGAGGGATGATGATTTTAGGAGACTTTATAAAAGATGAAAGTGGTAATAATCATAAAATGAGTAGTATCCTTCCTTTTAGATCAAAAAAAAGTAAGCTTACAGTAGGTTATAGATACATTGAAGGTCTAAAAGACACTCCGATCATTAGACAAAATCAATTAATTAGAGGACATGAATTTCATTATTGGGAAATTGAAAATAATTTATCTGAACTTGATTTAAGAAAAGCTGAGCATCAGAAGAAACTTTCTTCCCCATGGAAAATTAAATCTTGGGAAACTGAATATAAAAATGAAGGTTTTTTTGATCAAAGATTGCATGCAAGTTGGATTCACTTACATCTGCCAAGTTCTCCAAAAGTCGCAAAAAACTTTATAGATGCAACCCAAATTAGTTTTAAAAAGGGTTCTTAA
- a CDS encoding ferredoxin-NADP reductase, with the protein MYSQAKVIAGGLAHIPVVIAVFYFILTNFNKRALKFVEEAKTKKPEPKAVEPKKVANLKTEAPKTETPKILKKKHADVPVNIYRPKTPYEGTVIENYSLLKEGAIGRVNHITFDLKDSDPFLNYVEGQSIGIMPAGEDANGKPHKLRLYSIASTRHGDDFNGNTVSLCVRQLQYEKDGETINGVCSTYLCDIKPGDKVKITGPVGKEMLLPEEEDANIVMLATGTGIAPMRAYLRRMFEPTEKEKNKWNFKGKAWLFMGAPKSANLLYEEDLQRYLTDNPDNFKYTKAISREQQNTKGGRMYIQDRVLESANELFNMIEDEKTHIYLCGLKGMEPGIDEAMTKAAEEKGLNWSELRPQLKKAGRWHVETY; encoded by the coding sequence ATGTATTCACAAGCAAAAGTAATCGCAGGCGGATTAGCTCATATACCAGTAGTAATAGCTGTTTTTTATTTTATACTCACAAATTTTAATAAAAGAGCTTTAAAATTTGTCGAAGAAGCAAAAACAAAGAAACCTGAGCCAAAAGCAGTGGAACCCAAAAAAGTAGCTAATTTAAAAACAGAAGCACCTAAAACAGAAACTCCTAAAATTTTGAAGAAAAAACATGCAGACGTTCCAGTAAATATTTATAGGCCTAAAACACCTTATGAAGGTACAGTAATTGAAAATTATAGTCTTCTTAAAGAAGGAGCTATCGGGAGAGTAAATCATATTACTTTCGATCTTAAAGATAGTGATCCATTTTTAAATTACGTTGAAGGTCAAAGTATTGGTATCATGCCTGCTGGTGAAGATGCTAATGGAAAACCTCATAAGTTAAGACTTTACTCAATTGCTAGTACCAGACATGGCGATGACTTTAATGGAAATACAGTTTCTCTTTGTGTAAGACAGCTTCAGTATGAAAAAGATGGTGAAACCATTAATGGTGTCTGTTCTACATACTTATGCGATATTAAGCCCGGAGATAAAGTAAAAATAACTGGGCCTGTAGGTAAAGAAATGCTTCTCCCTGAAGAAGAGGACGCAAACATTGTTATGTTGGCCACAGGAACTGGAATAGCACCAATGAGGGCTTATTTAAGAAGAATGTTCGAACCAACTGAAAAAGAAAAAAATAAATGGAATTTCAAGGGCAAAGCTTGGTTATTTATGGGTGCTCCAAAATCAGCTAATTTGTTATACGAAGAAGATCTTCAAAGATACCTTACTGATAATCCAGATAACTTTAAATATACAAAAGCTATTAGTCGTGAGCAGCAAAATACAAAAGGCGGAAGAATGTACATTCAAGACAGAGTACTAGAGTCAGCCAACGAACTTTTCAATATGATTGAAGATGAAAAGACACATATATATCTTTGTGGATTAAAAGGTATGGAGCCTGGAATAGATGAAGCAATGACTAAGGCCGCAGAAGAAAAAGGTTTGAATTGGTCAGAATTAAGACCCCAACTAAAAAAAGCAGGAAGATGGCACGTAGAAACTTACTAA
- a CDS encoding glucose-6-phosphate dehydrogenase assembly protein OpcA, with product MKPQLTLQTPLELPYQEISNYLNKLWVSEDKDNTGANTFTLMVWQPAWLEQCLVQKGLVNGPITGNLSPEIIEVAKNFILDQGLPITTSLNSEELLNLLKENLSNKDFEDFRGQFFESSISTLNPRRLITLAPTLNKNSDIKTFVSAYCPLSDKPAMQPICGDLVVIRGDSASISNKGLKIIDELSIDELPSWLWWNGSLDESPEIFEYFTNYGLRLIIDTALGSPYRCLKVLDQLNNSDKAINDLNWVRLKNWRESLAMIFDPPSRRPILDHITDVDIDIAGDHMIQALFLISWISDKLDWSFLRVERDTESTKIEFERINGEIISASINPLSLGNPSIHSGQVIGLRLISRVSEVQKNNTCVILGCESVECMRLEAGGMANMELIEQVVPNSFSSSEHDVSKLLGSSRGNTSPLFENSIKIALQIFNGFKN from the coding sequence ATGAAACCTCAACTTACACTCCAAACCCCGCTAGAGCTGCCTTATCAGGAGATTTCCAATTACCTTAATAAATTGTGGGTTTCGGAAGATAAAGATAATACTGGAGCTAATACTTTTACACTAATGGTCTGGCAGCCTGCTTGGCTAGAACAATGTTTGGTTCAAAAAGGATTAGTAAATGGACCAATTACTGGAAATTTAAGTCCTGAGATAATTGAAGTTGCTAAAAATTTCATATTAGATCAGGGACTCCCAATCACTACATCCCTTAATAGTGAAGAATTATTGAATTTATTGAAGGAAAATTTATCTAATAAAGACTTTGAAGACTTTAGAGGACAATTTTTTGAATCATCAATAAGTACATTGAATCCAAGAAGATTAATAACTCTAGCGCCAACGTTAAATAAAAATTCAGACATCAAAACTTTTGTATCTGCTTACTGTCCATTAAGTGATAAGCCAGCTATGCAACCTATCTGTGGGGATTTAGTCGTTATTAGGGGAGACTCAGCCTCAATATCCAATAAAGGATTAAAAATAATTGATGAATTATCTATTGATGAATTACCTTCATGGTTGTGGTGGAATGGAAGCTTGGATGAATCACCAGAAATCTTCGAATATTTTACTAATTATGGTCTAAGGTTAATAATTGATACTGCTCTTGGATCGCCATACAGATGTTTAAAAGTTTTAGATCAATTAAATAATTCAGACAAAGCAATTAATGATTTGAATTGGGTTAGGTTGAAAAATTGGAGGGAATCATTGGCAATGATTTTTGATCCGCCTTCGAGGAGACCAATCTTAGATCATATTACTGATGTTGATATTGATATCGCAGGGGATCATATGATTCAAGCTTTGTTTTTGATCTCATGGATTAGCGATAAACTTGATTGGTCTTTTCTAAGAGTTGAAAGGGATACAGAATCAACAAAAATAGAGTTTGAAAGAATTAATGGCGAAATAATTTCTGCGTCAATTAATCCCTTATCTTTGGGGAATCCAAGTATTCATTCAGGACAAGTTATTGGATTGAGGTTGATTTCAAGAGTTAGTGAGGTTCAAAAAAATAACACTTGTGTAATACTTGGCTGTGAATCAGTGGAATGTATGAGACTCGAAGCAGGGGGAATGGCTAATATGGAATTAATAGAGCAAGTTGTTCCAAATTCTTTTTCTTCATCAGAGCATGACGTTAGTAAATTATTGGGTAGTAGTAGAGGTAATACAAGCCCTCTTTTTGAAAATTCTATTAAAATAGCACTTCAAATATTTAATGGTTTTAAAAACTAA